TTCCTTTGAGCTGCCATGATCTGCATGTGCATGTAttgttgaaaaagtcaacaatatGTTTGTAAACCCCATGTTGTATCTCATACCTAGTGTCCTCATTCTATTTAAGTTCATGCTTAACTGCATATTGAGATTGTTCCTCCATGTACCCCATTGCCATAGGAGATACATAAGAAATCCACCTTGTTGCAAATTCTCTCATGGTAGTCATCCTCTCCATTACCTTCACTCAAATCTTTTCCAACATGGTTATGATGGACTTGTGCCTAGCAGACAGGATCCAATTGTTAAAAGTTTCACACATGTTGTTCTCCACATAATCACATTTACTCCAATATTTAAAGAATGCTCTAAACCAACATTGTTTGGGGTATCTCAGTAAATCCTCAATGATCTTACTGTCACCCAATTCTGCCAGCTCATCTATCTTAGCCTTCAGAAATGCTTCGAATGAAGCCCTTGCACATGCCCAAAACTTCTTCCTTCTTTCCTCATATTTCCACTTTGGTTTCCAGTTGCTCCATATGTGTCTTGCACATATTCTGTGCTCAGCATTTGGCATCAACTCATCCACATATTGAAAAAGTCCCTTAAGCAACAAGAAAAAGAGTTAGAATATCAAAAACATATATAAAGTAATTACAGGAAGAATATGGGTGAAATATATACCTTCTGCATATCAGAAATGATGGTCATCCCTTCACCTTGGGATTCTGTGAGCTGCAAATCATGCATCAGGCACCTAAAAAATCATGACCATGTGTTCTTTGTCTCTTTTTCAACCACTGCCCAGGAAACATGGTTCATTTGGTTGTTACCGTCTTTATCAATACATGATAGTAGCTCCCCTTTACACACCCTTCAAAAATGCTCTATCAAAGCCAATAACATTTCTACATCCTTCCAACCAACCTACTTTGCAAGCATGTAGACAAATGTACATCCCCACAAACACCTCTTTATCGGTTATTGTCTCATTTGAAGTCTTCACAACAACAGTGCCGCCAGGGTTTGTAGACCTCAGCATGTCAGCATAATCATATATTCTAGCAAACTCCTTCTTGTAATCACCCAGATACTTACCCATGATCTGTTGTTTAGCCCTGGTACATATGGATTTTCCCACATACGCACCATACTTTATCCTAATTAAATCCTGCAACTTCCTAAGCTTTATGTCAGGTTGGTtgataatcttgtccttgaaatGTTTAGCTACCCATGCTGTATTAGCCATCTTGTTTCTGGTTGCTCTGAAATACTTATGAACAGGATAGTAGCTGCTGACAATGAAATTCCCTGTGTTCCCTCCAAGCTTCCCAAAATATGCCATCTGTATCTTGTTGAGTTCATACATTTTGCCCTAATCCTATGTTGCTCATTAGGACTCAACTTAATTTGAACTCTTCTTTGTACAACATAATCTTGTAAAGCAGTTCTGAACTGTTTAACACTTTCAAAAACCATTTCCAGTTGGAAACAAATTTTCTTGCAAGCAAGATCAAAGTATACCCTGCTGCTGTATCTTCTTGGTTAAGGGTTATGCACCCCATCTTCTTCAACTACTTCATCATCTGTATCCTCACTACCTGGATCTGAACTGTCCAGATATTGCTCATCTCCTCCCAGATTCCCAACATATTTTggaacccctatccttatacatGTCTTCAAAACCAAGGTCTATACCTACAGGTCCACTAGGTATCTCATCAGTATTAACTTCACTAGATCTTAATTTACTACACTTTTCATTCACTTTAGCATGTCTAGCAGCAACAACTTCATGTTCTAGGTCACTTGTCTCTCCAATAATATCCTCATTAGCACCATATAATGAATCATCAGTATCagtatcatcatcattatcatcagaaATAGCCTCATAATCACCATCCTCACTCTCAGTACTTCCCTCATCACCCTCAGCATCACCCTCAGAATCAGTTGCTAAATGAAAGTTGTAAAACTCACCTTCATCGTCACTAGACTCTACTGTATCCTATTATATATCCTCTTTTATATCAGCAACCCTCTCTTTATCCTTCCTATGAGTGTTATCACCCCCATTTATATCATTGTTAGGTGAGTGTGTTGCCCTAGCATTAACATCACTTGTTTTCCCATGTGGCATTTCATTAAAGACACATGGTTGAACATCAGTGGGGTCCATATTTATACCACCACTACTCAACTTTTCATCTAGGTCCAAATCAACACATAGTGTATTAATTGCGTGACATAGATACACATCAATAAATCCCCATCCTTAAGGTCTTTACACAAAGCTAACACATCAGCAACATATTTCATAAATTTGAATTCTTCATTTTGGTTAATTTTACATGCATATTTATATACTGTTAAGTACCCCATATCCTTAGCCCACTCATTAAAACGAATTATATGCAATTTATCAATGTCATCCTGAAGAACAACTGGCCAAATTTTCCCATTTACATACCTCATAAATGGGTCAACCACCCTAGATGatgaaattgtaatttcacaTAGACATCCATTGAAACTTATAAAAAAAGAGAGGCCAAGTCAGATACACTTTAACCCTaaaaatgtaacaacccgacttgtcgtCTTGAATATTTGCACCccttttaactatttgaagtcttgaatagctttatatgatgtattataacgtGTTTGAATCATCGATTTTATTTTCAGGTATTTTGAAAtatgttcggaagaatgaattccaTATTGGAagtcttaagttgaaagagttgaccaaatttgactttttagtattcgacgTCGGATCGTAGTTTTGATGATCTCGTTagatccggatggtgattttggacttgggtgtatgcccgaaatttaatttggatatttataGAATGTTTCGATGTAGTTTTTTCAAGCACAAATGATACAACATTAAGctaatgagctccaaattcagttttattaaagcattagatctgtattgaAGTTACGAAGCCGTAGCAAGAAGAGTCATTGAATTCggatatcgtatgagagagttatgcctatttccgtgtCAGGAAAGATTGCTGTTTTTCTGGGGAAGAGGCAAATCGCAGGTatcaaatgcgatttataagtctcaggtgtcaaatgcgatttataagtctcaGGTGTCAAGTGTGACTTGCCTAGACAGATTTTAAAATGAGGGTTTTGGCCATTTTAAACACATTTGGAGctagggagctcggattgaagcgattttcacaatatgtattatgataagttattctaactcggttttggttaaattacacgaatctattgttatttttatcaacaaattagtgttttgggttgaaaatagtagaaactttcatagactttaattgaggatttgaaggccgagttgtggtcgaatttgagtaattttggtatggttggactcgtgattgaatgggggttcagattttgtaatttttttcggatttcgagacgtgggccccactatcgATTTTTGGGTGGATTTTCGGATTTAATAgggaaatttagtattttcatatggaattgatcactaaaatttgtgttgactgtaccgaattaattttgactagattcgaggcgtttagagGTCGATTCGCGAAGCAAGGGCATATTGGAATAGAGTATTATACGATTTGAgttaagtaacatttctaaacttggagctgagggtatgaaccccgtaAATACGTATTATATGATTTGAttgggggtgacgcacatgctaggtgacaggcgtgtgggcgtgcaccatagaaactgtgacgtaattgattccgtgaaattgtgtagtcaaataatcttggcattatccATGTACTTTCATGTGTTAAAGTAATCgggctgagaatcatgttaaaaatcatgctgaggctatatgcCGGTATTATTGAGACTCACAGAGGTCATGTTactattgaattatttgtttaaattataatttcgtactcagtatttatacccaatttttcctcatattttttaaaatatatacataccttcaaaatagcattttatgcatcattatttagtttacaaatctatacaagcatttcctataattttccatatttttagatcttttaaattaatttttcttgcatttaaattatataaatatctagtaattatccctttaaattattttgtgatgactttgttacctaaaattattattttgtacctataatatatgtttcaaatattttatttcattccatataattatattagcattttcaagctatttatctaattttgcaataatgaTCTAATTCAAGCATAATtgctttttattttatattatttgtgtcaaaatagcatatttaaatttttataataccaagttattattttaagcattttagtgcataaataatatttttatttttttattaagcactttttataaattattttgataaaattttgggtatttaaataatagcccatTCTAACCAATTTTGGACCACATTAGTGGCCCAAAACTACCCAAACCTAAGCCCAGTCCATCCCAGCCCAAAGCCAAACGACCCTTAGTCTCAAACCCGTACGGAACCCGTCTCAAATAACCCGCCCCGTTTCCCTTgtgatcctggccgttgatctcaaatgatcaacgacccataattaaCCTACCCGTTTTGTATTACCCCTCACCGTAAACCCTAAAGACCCATTTTCCCCTTTACCCACTGCCTCTAAACTCTCTCTGTCTTGCCTTTCTCTTCAGAAACCCTAGCTGCCTCCCCAATCTTCTCCAAATCCGAGTAAATCATGGATTCCCTCTGTGATTTATTTGCCTTTTACGCGTTATCTCGTTGTTACTTTCAAGATTATGGTGTTACttggtacttgcctaaacatggcaagtaccatCTCTTCGATTTTGTCCGAATGAGTCCTATTTCTTGAATCTGGACCATATTTCGT
This region of Nicotiana tomentosiformis chromosome 4, ASM39032v3, whole genome shotgun sequence genomic DNA includes:
- the LOC138910339 gene encoding uncharacterized protein is translated as MAYFGKLGGNTGNFIVSSYYPVHKYFRATRNKMANTAWVAKHFKDKIINQPDIKLRKLQDLIRIKYGAYVGKSICTRAKQQIMGKYLGDYKKEFARIYDYADMLRSTNPGGTVVVKTSNETITDKEVFVGMYICLHACKLTESQGEGMTIISDMQKGLFQYVDELMPNAEHRICARHIWSNWKPKWKYEERRKKFWACARASFEAFLKAKIDELAELGDSKIIEDLLRYPKQCWFRAFFKYWSKCDYVENNMCETFNNWILSARHKSIITMLEKI